Proteins found in one Promicromonospora sukumoe genomic segment:
- a CDS encoding extracellular catalytic domain type 1 short-chain-length polyhydroxyalkanoate depolymerase, which translates to MTHPLTRPRRRLATWLAAVVAVALVPPAVAAVAAVAQPAAGAWSSRAAGGMTTQLYVPTSEPALAAGRALMINLHGCVQTSANLKSGGNWAGTADEHGMVVAVPAAPNGGVLLGCWDYYDTSHSRANPARHDDNLLQLVDDLLGDASLGIDPNQVYLSGLSSGGGETMVMGCLAPDVFAGIGINAGPTVGTTSGQIGSVATTQAQATTVCRNFASTGSPGFGTQVTSVVYGSSDTTVATGYNTLNAQVMAGIYGASTQSSFSLAGLPGTNTAGTGTLWSDAAGPRVSLIANTNVGHAWPAGGGPGGSYISTSSVNYPAYVTDFFFDNNRRVDRSAEPTDPPTDPPTDPPTEPGLFCGAATNAQHQAAGRATSYGIDPYNPFYAVGTLDYLGQGNTTVTTLRETSEGVFDLVTAC; encoded by the coding sequence ATGACACACCCCTTGACGCGGCCCCGGCGCCGCCTCGCCACCTGGCTCGCGGCAGTCGTCGCGGTGGCCCTCGTCCCACCCGCGGTCGCGGCGGTGGCCGCCGTCGCGCAGCCCGCCGCGGGCGCCTGGTCGTCCCGCGCGGCGGGCGGCATGACGACGCAGCTCTACGTGCCGACGTCGGAACCCGCCCTGGCCGCGGGGCGCGCGCTGATGATCAACCTGCACGGCTGCGTGCAGACGTCGGCCAACCTGAAGTCCGGCGGAAACTGGGCGGGGACCGCCGACGAGCACGGCATGGTCGTCGCCGTTCCCGCCGCGCCGAACGGCGGCGTGCTGCTCGGCTGCTGGGACTACTACGACACGTCCCACTCGCGGGCCAACCCGGCGCGGCACGACGACAACCTGCTCCAGCTCGTCGACGACCTGCTCGGCGACGCCTCGCTCGGCATCGACCCGAACCAGGTCTACCTTTCCGGGCTCTCGTCCGGCGGCGGCGAGACCATGGTCATGGGCTGCCTCGCGCCCGACGTCTTCGCCGGGATCGGCATCAACGCCGGCCCGACGGTCGGCACGACGTCGGGCCAGATCGGGTCGGTGGCGACCACCCAGGCGCAGGCCACCACCGTCTGCCGCAACTTCGCGTCGACCGGCTCACCCGGCTTCGGCACACAGGTGACGTCGGTGGTCTACGGGTCGTCCGACACCACCGTGGCGACCGGGTACAACACCCTGAACGCGCAGGTCATGGCGGGGATCTACGGGGCGTCGACGCAGTCGTCGTTCTCCCTGGCGGGCCTGCCCGGCACCAACACCGCGGGCACCGGCACCCTGTGGTCCGACGCCGCGGGGCCGCGCGTCTCGCTGATCGCCAACACCAACGTGGGCCACGCGTGGCCGGCCGGCGGCGGCCCCGGCGGCTCGTACATCTCGACGAGCTCCGTGAACTACCCGGCGTACGTGACGGACTTCTTCTTCGACAACAACCGGCGCGTGGACCGGTCGGCCGAGCCGACCGACCCGCCCACCGACCCGCCGACGGACCCGCCGACCGAGCCGGGCCTGTTCTGCGGCGCCGCAACCAACGCGCAGCACCAGGCGGCGGGGCGCGCGACGTCGTACGGCATCGACCCGTACAACCCGTTCTACGCCGTCGGCACCCTGGACTACCTGGGCCAGGGCAACACGACCGTGACCACGCTCCGCGAGACGTCGGAGGGAGTGTTCGACCTGGTCACGGCCTGCTGA
- a CDS encoding substrate-binding domain-containing protein — protein MRTRKSLMAVAAAAVTGLALAACAPTGATTGGSGDGESAAPIDVGIVYSESGPLAAYGAAYKQGFEAGIDHATGGTGTVAGHELNVTYHDDAGDPEKAVSQAKDLIGKGYQILGGTVVSGVTLPLAEQAEQNKVLYVSGPAAVDTLTGINRYTFRSGRQSLQDVAAAGTFVDPQGAKVVVFAQDNAFGQGNLAAVEGVLGGQGAEVSSVLVPEDATEFTPFAKKVLDAQADMVFVAWAGATTGAMWQGLDQQGVLDETTVVTGLGDVATYGAYGDAAEKVSFLNHYFPGAAGTDTEAAMLDAVEAAGGTPDLFTPDGFVAAQMIVHAIEEGAGDVEAMVDALEGYTFEGPKGETTVRASDHALIQPMYQAKLVKDGDVWTPELVDVIDGASVAPAEAAE, from the coding sequence ATGCGGACGAGGAAGTCCCTCATGGCCGTCGCCGCGGCGGCGGTCACGGGCCTGGCGCTCGCGGCGTGCGCGCCGACCGGCGCGACCACCGGCGGCAGCGGCGACGGCGAGAGCGCGGCGCCGATCGACGTCGGCATCGTGTACTCGGAGTCCGGGCCGCTCGCCGCCTACGGCGCGGCCTACAAGCAGGGGTTCGAGGCGGGCATCGACCACGCCACCGGTGGCACCGGCACGGTCGCCGGCCACGAGCTCAACGTGACCTACCACGACGACGCGGGCGACCCCGAGAAGGCCGTCTCGCAGGCCAAGGACCTGATCGGCAAGGGCTACCAGATCCTGGGCGGCACCGTCGTCTCGGGCGTGACGCTGCCCCTGGCCGAGCAGGCCGAGCAGAACAAGGTCCTGTACGTCTCCGGCCCCGCCGCCGTGGACACCCTCACCGGCATCAACCGCTACACCTTCCGCAGCGGCCGACAGTCGCTGCAGGACGTCGCCGCGGCGGGCACCTTCGTGGACCCGCAGGGCGCGAAGGTCGTCGTGTTCGCCCAGGACAACGCCTTCGGCCAGGGCAACCTCGCCGCCGTCGAGGGCGTGCTGGGCGGCCAGGGCGCCGAGGTCTCCTCGGTGCTGGTCCCCGAGGACGCCACCGAGTTCACGCCGTTCGCCAAGAAGGTGCTGGACGCGCAGGCCGACATGGTCTTCGTGGCCTGGGCCGGCGCGACGACGGGCGCGATGTGGCAGGGCCTGGACCAGCAGGGCGTGCTCGACGAGACCACGGTCGTCACCGGCCTGGGCGACGTCGCGACCTACGGCGCCTACGGGGACGCGGCCGAGAAGGTCAGCTTCCTGAACCACTACTTCCCGGGCGCGGCGGGCACCGACACCGAGGCCGCGATGCTCGACGCCGTCGAGGCGGCCGGCGGCACGCCCGACCTGTTCACGCCGGACGGCTTCGTGGCGGCGCAGATGATCGTGCACGCGATCGAGGAGGGCGCCGGCGACGTCGAGGCCATGGTCGACGCGCTGGAGGGCTACACGTTCGAGGGGCCCAAGGGCGAGACGACCGTCCGCGCGTCCGACCACGCCCTGATCCAGCCGATGTACCAGGCCAAGCTGGTCAAGGACGGCGACGTCTGGACGCCCGAGCTGGTCGACGTCATCGACGGCGCGTCCGTCGCACCCGCGGAGGCGGCCGAGTAA
- a CDS encoding ABC transporter ATP-binding protein, protein MATGGEPVLEVTGLGLTIGGARILAGVDLRVERGELIGVIGPNGAGKTTLFNLVSGIYRATSGRVLLAGRDVTAASVAVRARAGLGRTFQTSSLFPRLSVAENVRLATQRRLGGSLSVLSFPRRGDAASAEAAEHLATVGLTHRADAAAGDLSHGDKRKLEIAVLLAMDSSVVLLDEPMAGVATGDVAGLVEVIRSISASGRTVLMVEHHMDVVLGLADRVAVLHHGELLTCDVPERVMADETVQSAYLGTTAGSAA, encoded by the coding sequence ATGGCGACGGGTGGCGAGCCAGTCCTCGAGGTGACCGGCCTCGGGCTGACGATCGGCGGTGCGCGCATCCTCGCGGGGGTCGACCTCCGGGTGGAGCGCGGCGAGCTGATCGGCGTGATCGGGCCGAACGGCGCGGGCAAGACCACGCTGTTCAACCTGGTCAGCGGCATCTACCGGGCCACGAGCGGCCGCGTGCTGCTCGCGGGCCGGGACGTGACCGCGGCGTCCGTCGCGGTGCGGGCCCGCGCAGGCCTGGGCCGCACGTTCCAGACGTCGAGCCTGTTCCCGCGGCTGTCCGTCGCGGAGAACGTGCGGCTCGCCACCCAGCGCCGCCTCGGCGGCAGCCTCTCGGTCCTGAGCTTCCCGCGGCGCGGCGACGCGGCGTCGGCGGAGGCCGCCGAGCACCTGGCCACGGTGGGCCTGACCCACCGGGCCGACGCCGCGGCCGGCGACCTGTCGCACGGCGACAAGCGCAAGCTGGAGATCGCCGTGCTCCTGGCGATGGACTCGTCGGTGGTGCTGCTGGACGAGCCGATGGCGGGCGTCGCCACGGGCGACGTCGCCGGGCTCGTCGAGGTGATCCGGTCGATCAGCGCGTCCGGACGCACGGTGCTCATGGTGGAGCACCACATGGACGTGGTGCTCGGCCTCGCCGACCGCGTCGCGGTGCTGCACCACGGCGAGCTGCTGACCTGCGACGTCCCGGAACGGGTCATGGCGGACGAGACGGTGCAGTCCGCCTACCTGGGCACGACGGCGGGGAGCGCGGCATGA
- a CDS encoding ABC transporter ATP-binding protein, with protein MSGSRQARPAEKPVLEVRGLSARIAGQEVVHDVSFEVPASGVTAVLGRNGVGKTSTLRAILGLVERSGEVLLDGVRVDGERTDRIVRRGVGYVPEDREVFAGLTVAENLRLAERRAGSGGRAERSGTTAHGTTAERRELVDALFPDLVKRAGQRAGTLSGGQQQMVSLARALLNENRILLVDEPTKGLAPRIVTEVAETLATAAQTVPVLLVEQNLQVVERLAERVVVIDAGRVVHTGPARELLDDPELVQRLLGVSAGETEVAR; from the coding sequence ATGAGCGGGTCTCGACAGGCTCGACCGGCGGAGAAGCCGGTGCTGGAGGTGCGCGGGCTGTCCGCGCGCATCGCCGGTCAGGAGGTGGTGCACGACGTGTCGTTCGAGGTCCCGGCGTCGGGCGTCACCGCGGTGCTCGGCCGCAACGGCGTGGGCAAGACCTCCACGCTGCGCGCGATCCTCGGCCTGGTCGAGCGGTCGGGCGAGGTGCTGCTCGACGGCGTCCGGGTGGACGGCGAGCGCACCGACCGCATCGTCCGCCGCGGCGTCGGCTACGTGCCGGAGGACCGCGAGGTGTTCGCGGGCCTGACCGTCGCCGAGAACCTGCGGCTCGCGGAACGCCGCGCGGGGAGTGGCGGTAGAGCAGAACGGTCCGGCACGACGGCGCACGGCACGACGGCGGAGCGCCGCGAGCTGGTCGACGCGCTGTTCCCCGACCTGGTCAAGCGGGCCGGCCAGCGCGCGGGCACACTCTCGGGCGGGCAGCAGCAGATGGTCTCCCTGGCGCGGGCGCTGCTCAACGAGAACCGCATCCTGCTCGTGGACGAGCCCACCAAGGGCCTGGCCCCGCGCATCGTGACCGAGGTCGCGGAGACGCTGGCCACGGCCGCGCAGACGGTGCCCGTGCTGCTCGTCGAGCAGAACCTCCAGGTGGTCGAGCGGCTCGCCGAGCGCGTCGTCGTGATCGACGCCGGACGCGTGGTGCACACGGGACCGGCGCGGGAGCTGCTGGACGATCCGGAGCTGGTGCAGCGACTGCTGGGGGTCTCGGCCGGCGAGACGGAGGTTGCCCGATGA
- a CDS encoding branched-chain amino acid ABC transporter permease yields MSTLVLLLATGLGLGGLYFLVASGLSLIYGLMGVLNFAHGSFLTLGAFVGLAAGNLVGAGTWGGLLLGLLVGALTGAAAATATELGLIRPLYNRHIEQVLVTVGLSLATVALFEGIWGPNPRNVTRTDWLASTTDVLGAHVPNTAFLNVLAAAAVLAGIVAFLRYTRYGLIIRAGVENRAMVTALGIDVRQAFTLVFAVGGAAAGLGGVLATQSLNYVSPHMGASLLIFAFIVTVIGGMGSLTGAAVASVVVAVLQQLANFYLNNTGDLIVVLLLALVLLVRPSGLMGRPA; encoded by the coding sequence ATGAGCACCCTGGTTCTTCTGCTCGCCACGGGCCTCGGGCTCGGCGGGCTCTACTTCCTCGTCGCCTCGGGGCTGTCCCTGATCTACGGCCTGATGGGCGTGCTGAACTTCGCGCACGGGTCGTTCCTCACGCTCGGCGCGTTCGTCGGGCTGGCGGCCGGCAACCTGGTCGGCGCGGGCACGTGGGGCGGCCTGCTGCTGGGCCTCCTGGTCGGCGCGCTGACCGGAGCCGCCGCGGCGACCGCCACCGAGCTTGGTCTTATCCGGCCCCTCTACAACCGGCACATCGAGCAGGTGCTCGTGACCGTCGGGCTCTCGCTCGCCACGGTCGCGCTGTTCGAGGGCATCTGGGGTCCCAACCCTCGCAACGTCACGCGCACCGACTGGCTCGCCTCGACCACCGACGTGCTGGGCGCGCACGTGCCGAACACCGCGTTCCTCAACGTGCTCGCCGCGGCCGCGGTGCTCGCCGGGATCGTCGCGTTCCTGCGGTACACGCGGTACGGCCTGATCATCCGCGCGGGCGTGGAGAACCGGGCCATGGTGACGGCGCTCGGCATCGACGTGCGCCAGGCGTTCACGCTCGTGTTCGCCGTCGGCGGGGCGGCGGCCGGACTGGGCGGCGTGCTCGCCACGCAGTCGCTGAACTACGTGTCGCCGCACATGGGTGCGAGCCTGCTGATCTTCGCGTTCATCGTCACGGTGATCGGCGGCATGGGCTCGCTGACCGGGGCGGCGGTGGCGTCCGTCGTCGTCGCCGTGCTCCAGCAGCTCGCCAACTTCTACCTGAACAACACCGGCGACCTGATCGTCGTCCTGCTCCTGGCGCTCGTGCTGCTCGTGCGCCCGTCCGGACTGATGGGGAGGCCCGCATGA
- a CDS encoding branched-chain amino acid ABC transporter permease: MNRVTTRLGGLALLVLLGCLPLLAIPVPGVLPGYTYEPGTLQLLALCWLTAALALSYHLLFGVAGLMSFGHALYFAAGIYGLAIVLDRTDVPLLPAAALVLVGGVALAFVVGAISLRVTGISFAMVTLAFAQAGNVLVRRDQGDLTGGEEGLALATDGVPAALVGVVNTRNLYWLALVVLLLVYLVVLWIERSRAGHVAAAVRENEVRVRIIGGRPYLTKLVVFVLAASLATVVGMAYLLLQSGASPATSTADFTLTLLVMVVLGGVGSRWGAVVGAVLYTLLDQRLAELAHSEAVAGLPAVLRIPLSEPMFLLGTCFVLVVIFLPGGLAGAAERLAARRRPGSDPDGSGPAPGVPAPEGAVA; this comes from the coding sequence ATGAACCGCGTCACCACCCGCCTCGGCGGCCTCGCGCTCCTGGTGCTCCTGGGCTGCCTGCCGCTGCTCGCGATCCCCGTCCCGGGCGTGTTGCCGGGCTACACGTACGAGCCGGGCACGCTCCAGCTCCTGGCCCTGTGCTGGCTGACGGCGGCGCTCGCGCTCTCGTACCACCTGCTGTTCGGGGTCGCGGGGCTGATGAGCTTCGGGCACGCGCTGTACTTCGCGGCCGGCATCTACGGCCTGGCCATCGTGCTGGACCGCACCGACGTGCCGCTCCTGCCCGCCGCCGCGCTCGTGCTCGTGGGCGGCGTGGCCCTCGCGTTCGTCGTCGGCGCCATCTCGCTGCGGGTCACCGGCATCTCGTTCGCCATGGTCACGCTCGCGTTCGCCCAGGCGGGCAACGTGCTGGTCCGGCGCGACCAGGGCGACCTGACCGGCGGCGAGGAGGGGCTCGCGCTCGCCACCGACGGCGTCCCGGCTGCCCTGGTCGGCGTGGTCAACACGCGCAACCTGTACTGGCTCGCGCTCGTCGTGCTGCTGCTCGTCTACCTGGTGGTGCTGTGGATCGAGCGCAGCCGGGCCGGGCACGTCGCCGCCGCTGTACGGGAGAACGAGGTGCGCGTGCGCATCATCGGCGGGCGCCCCTACTTGACCAAGCTCGTGGTGTTCGTGCTGGCCGCGTCGCTCGCTACCGTCGTCGGGATGGCGTACCTGCTGCTCCAGTCCGGCGCCTCGCCGGCGACGTCGACCGCCGACTTCACGCTCACCCTCCTGGTCATGGTGGTGCTGGGCGGGGTCGGCTCGCGCTGGGGCGCCGTCGTCGGGGCCGTGCTCTACACGCTGCTGGACCAGCGGCTCGCCGAGCTCGCCCACTCCGAGGCCGTGGCCGGGCTGCCCGCCGTGCTCCGCATCCCGCTCTCCGAGCCGATGTTCCTGCTGGGCACCTGCTTCGTGCTGGTCGTGATCTTCCTGCCGGGCGGGCTGGCGGGTGCGGCCGAGCGGCTCGCCGCGCGCCGTCGGCCCGGGAGCGACCCGGACGGGAGCGGGCCCGCGCCCGGCGTGCCCGCCCCCGAGGGGGCCGTGGCATGA
- a CDS encoding class I adenylate-forming enzyme family protein, protein MSDLHTLGRWPRDRALATPDRVAVDDRGVTLTYRALDARATALAARLLDAGYGVGDRIATVTGNSSDQVVLFFACAKAGLVLAPLSWRLSPHELAAQLDQADPALVLVEEECGTLADAALERLPLPLSRTALGPHGVEARVPAPTRRRADLDARPAGPPHRMVRDDDPLLLVFTSGTGGTSRGALLTHANCFWNNLSLSRTVELTSTDVVLSVLPQFHVGGWNIQPLLAWWTGATVVLERTFEPERVLRLVADRRVTTMMGVPTNYLLLAEHPGFAAADLTSLRHAVVGGAPMPEPLLRAWHRRGVALTQGYGLTEAGPNVLCLPDDVARDRLGSAGVPYPHVEVAVADPVTGEHLAGPATGELLVRGPSVFAGYFREPEATAASFAGGWLRTGDLVERDADGYYRVVDRLKDVFITGGENVTPAEVEAALRRHPAVADAAVVGVPDDRWGEVGHAFVVPRGGQLTDAEDLEAFCRRELAGFKVPRHFDLVPDLPRSSLNKVVRSALHVRPAEEAR, encoded by the coding sequence ATGAGCGACCTGCACACGCTCGGCCGGTGGCCCCGCGACCGCGCCCTGGCGACGCCCGACCGCGTGGCCGTGGACGACCGCGGCGTCACCCTGACCTACCGCGCCCTGGACGCCCGGGCGACGGCGCTCGCGGCCCGGCTGCTCGACGCCGGCTACGGGGTGGGCGACCGGATCGCGACCGTGACCGGGAACAGCTCCGACCAGGTGGTGCTGTTCTTCGCCTGCGCCAAGGCCGGGCTGGTGCTCGCGCCACTGTCGTGGCGACTGTCGCCGCACGAGCTCGCGGCGCAGCTCGACCAGGCCGACCCCGCGCTCGTGCTCGTCGAGGAGGAGTGCGGCACCCTGGCCGACGCCGCGCTCGAACGGCTGCCGCTCCCGCTGTCGCGCACGGCGCTGGGGCCGCACGGCGTGGAGGCGCGGGTGCCGGCGCCCACCCGTCGTCGGGCTGACCTCGACGCGCGGCCCGCCGGACCGCCGCACCGCATGGTGCGCGACGACGACCCGCTGCTGCTGGTGTTCACGTCCGGCACGGGCGGCACCTCGCGGGGCGCGCTGCTCACCCACGCCAACTGCTTCTGGAACAACCTCTCGTTGTCCCGGACGGTCGAGCTGACCAGCACGGACGTGGTGCTCTCCGTGCTGCCGCAGTTCCACGTGGGCGGCTGGAACATCCAGCCGCTGCTGGCCTGGTGGACCGGCGCGACCGTGGTGCTGGAGCGCACCTTCGAGCCCGAGCGGGTGCTGCGCCTGGTCGCCGACCGGCGGGTCACCACGATGATGGGCGTGCCCACCAACTACCTGCTGCTCGCCGAGCACCCCGGGTTCGCGGCGGCCGACCTGACCTCGCTGCGGCACGCCGTCGTCGGCGGAGCGCCCATGCCGGAGCCGCTGCTGCGCGCCTGGCACCGGCGCGGCGTCGCGCTCACCCAGGGCTACGGCCTCACCGAGGCCGGCCCCAACGTGCTCTGCCTGCCCGACGACGTGGCGCGCGACCGGCTCGGCTCCGCCGGCGTGCCCTACCCGCACGTCGAGGTCGCCGTGGCCGACCCCGTCACCGGTGAGCACCTCGCGGGCCCCGCGACCGGGGAGCTGCTCGTGCGTGGCCCCAGCGTGTTCGCGGGCTACTTCCGGGAGCCGGAGGCGACGGCGGCGTCGTTCGCGGGCGGCTGGCTGCGCACCGGCGACCTGGTGGAACGCGACGCCGACGGGTACTACCGCGTGGTGGACCGGCTCAAGGACGTGTTCATCACGGGCGGCGAGAACGTGACCCCGGCCGAGGTCGAGGCCGCGCTGCGCCGGCACCCCGCGGTGGCCGACGCCGCCGTCGTCGGTGTGCCCGACGACCGCTGGGGCGAGGTGGGCCACGCCTTCGTGGTGCCGCGCGGCGGGCAGCTCACCGACGCGGAGGACCTGGAGGCCTTCTGCCGCCGCGAGCTCGCGGGGTTCAAGGTGCCCCGGCACTTCGATCTCGTCCCCGACCTGCCACGCTCGTCCCTGAACAAGGTGGTGCGCTCGGCGCTCCACGTACGCCCTGCCGAGGAGGCCCGGTGA
- a CDS encoding TetR/AcrR family transcriptional regulator, with protein sequence MTKGERTRARILVAAEQVFADLGFHDASIVKITEAAGVGQGTFYLYFTSKIEIFDEVVEDLNRRVRHAMIAASSQATGRIEAERAGFRAFFEFTAEHPALYRIVRQAEFVSPGALRLHYTRIVEGYRDGLAKAQEAGEVGDIDPEVAAWALMGIGEIVGMRWVLWGPDVEPGGPTSAVPPEVFDQAMTFIERALAPGGTGTGRNEGEVRP encoded by the coding sequence ATGACCAAGGGGGAGCGCACCCGCGCGCGCATCCTCGTCGCCGCCGAGCAGGTGTTCGCCGACCTCGGCTTCCACGACGCCTCGATCGTGAAGATCACGGAGGCCGCCGGCGTCGGGCAGGGCACGTTCTACCTGTACTTCACGTCGAAGATCGAGATCTTCGACGAGGTGGTCGAGGACCTGAACCGGCGGGTGCGGCACGCGATGATCGCGGCGTCCTCGCAGGCGACCGGGCGCATCGAGGCGGAGCGGGCCGGGTTCCGGGCGTTCTTCGAGTTCACGGCCGAGCACCCGGCGCTCTACCGGATCGTGCGGCAGGCCGAGTTCGTGTCGCCCGGCGCGCTGCGGCTGCACTACACCCGGATCGTCGAGGGCTACCGCGACGGCCTCGCGAAGGCGCAGGAGGCCGGGGAGGTCGGCGACATCGACCCCGAGGTGGCCGCCTGGGCGCTCATGGGCATCGGCGAGATCGTGGGGATGCGGTGGGTCCTGTGGGGGCCGGACGTCGAGCCCGGCGGCCCGACGTCGGCCGTCCCGCCCGAGGTGTTCGACCAGGCGATGACGTTCATCGAGCGGGCGCTGGCGCCCGGGGGGACCGGCACGGGCCGGAACGAGGGGGAGGTACGTCCATGA
- a CDS encoding alpha/beta fold hydrolase, whose product MSMVDQVEATGSHTYATHDVVVAGGRLRVGVWEPTAPVATGPDGTPLPAVVLVHGITASHRAWPAIAAALPGRRVIAPDLRGRGRSNGLPGPYGMAAHADDVAAVVRALAEGPAVVVGHSMGGFVSLVLTHRHPDLVERLVLVDGGLPIPLPPGVPDGATPEELVRALLGPAIERLTQTFPSAEAYREFWRAHPAFAEWNPVVEQYVDYDLAEYPAGDGVVGGTVLRPATSPDAVAADSADSARGDALPAALAWAAETGLPITFLRAPRGLLDQPGGMYPAGTVAEWSVRLPGLTASEVPGVNHYTIIMAEPGISAVRAAVRG is encoded by the coding sequence ATGAGCATGGTCGACCAGGTGGAGGCGACCGGATCGCACACCTACGCCACGCACGACGTGGTGGTTGCGGGCGGCAGGTTGCGGGTAGGGGTCTGGGAGCCGACGGCGCCCGTCGCGACCGGGCCGGACGGCACACCGCTGCCCGCCGTCGTGCTGGTGCACGGCATCACCGCCTCGCACCGCGCCTGGCCGGCGATCGCCGCCGCGCTGCCCGGCCGCCGCGTCATCGCGCCCGACCTGCGTGGCCGCGGCCGCAGCAACGGGCTGCCCGGCCCGTACGGCATGGCCGCGCACGCCGACGACGTCGCCGCGGTGGTCCGGGCGCTCGCCGAGGGGCCGGCCGTCGTCGTGGGGCACTCGATGGGCGGGTTCGTGTCGCTCGTGCTGACGCACCGCCACCCGGACCTGGTGGAGCGGCTCGTGCTCGTGGACGGCGGGCTGCCGATCCCGCTCCCGCCCGGTGTGCCGGACGGAGCGACGCCCGAGGAGCTGGTGCGGGCCCTGCTCGGCCCCGCGATCGAGCGGCTGACCCAGACGTTCCCGAGCGCCGAGGCGTACCGGGAGTTCTGGCGGGCGCACCCCGCCTTCGCGGAGTGGAACCCCGTGGTGGAGCAGTACGTGGACTACGACCTGGCGGAGTACCCGGCAGGGGATGGTGTGGTGGGCGGGACCGTGCTCCGGCCGGCGACGTCGCCCGACGCCGTCGCCGCGGACTCGGCCGACTCCGCACGAGGCGACGCCCTGCCCGCCGCGCTCGCGTGGGCCGCCGAGACCGGCCTGCCGATCACGTTCCTGCGCGCCCCGCGTGGACTGCTCGACCAGCCCGGCGGCATGTACCCGGCCGGGACTGTCGCCGAGTGGTCGGTCCGGCTCCCCGGGCTGACGGCGAGCGAGGTGCCGGGCGTGAACCACTACACGATCATCATGGCGGAGCCGGGGATCTCGGCGGTGAGGGCCGCGGTACGGGGGTGA
- a CDS encoding LysR family transcriptional regulator, whose product MPARNDPPAGQVADQLLVLLAVARTGRYTTAAQALGVNHTTVARNITALERALGGRLLVRGADGWELTTLGRRAARAGEAVSDAVDRLVAGDTEADPITGVVRMTATDGFSAYVASPAIARLRGAHPELSVELVTVTRVATHHRSGVDVDVVVGEPSVQRAKAVRLGEYVLGMYGSREYLERHGTPTTVEEMSKHGLVYFVDSMLQVNDLDAPRRLVPGMPDALASTNVFVHVEATRAGAGLGFLPCFMADRHDDLVRLLPDDVTERLPYWAVIRSESWRRPAVAAVVQVLGDEMNRQRDRMLGHVSSRGES is encoded by the coding sequence ATGCCAGCCCGCAACGACCCGCCGGCCGGCCAGGTCGCCGACCAGCTCCTGGTGCTGCTCGCCGTGGCGCGCACCGGCCGGTACACGACGGCGGCGCAGGCCCTCGGCGTCAACCACACCACGGTCGCCCGCAACATCACGGCGCTGGAGCGCGCCCTCGGCGGGCGCCTCCTGGTGCGCGGCGCGGACGGCTGGGAGCTGACGACGCTGGGCCGGCGCGCGGCCCGCGCCGGCGAGGCCGTGTCCGACGCCGTCGACCGCCTCGTCGCGGGCGACACCGAGGCCGACCCGATCACCGGCGTCGTGCGCATGACGGCGACCGACGGGTTCAGCGCGTACGTCGCCTCCCCCGCCATCGCCCGGCTGCGGGGCGCGCACCCGGAGCTGTCGGTCGAGCTCGTCACGGTCACCCGCGTGGCGACGCACCACCGCTCGGGGGTCGACGTCGACGTCGTCGTCGGAGAACCGAGCGTGCAGCGGGCCAAGGCCGTGCGCCTGGGCGAGTACGTGCTCGGCATGTACGGCTCGCGCGAGTACCTGGAGCGGCACGGCACGCCGACCACGGTCGAGGAGATGTCGAAGCACGGCCTGGTCTACTTCGTGGACTCCATGCTCCAGGTCAACGACCTTGACGCGCCGCGCCGCCTGGTGCCCGGCATGCCCGACGCGCTGGCCTCAACCAACGTGTTCGTGCACGTCGAGGCCACGCGCGCCGGGGCGGGCCTGGGGTTCCTGCCCTGCTTCATGGCCGACCGGCACGACGACCTGGTGCGCCTCCTGCCCGACGACGTCACCGAGCGGCTGCCCTACTGGGCGGTGATCCGGAGCGAGTCATGGCGCCGGCCCGCCGTGGCCGCCGTCGTACAGGTGCTCGGCGACGAGATGAACCGCCAGCGCGACCGTATGCTCGGCCACGTGTCCTCCCGTGGTGAGAGCTGA